The DNA segment CCGCAATCGTCGTGTTGAAATCAAACGACAACGGAGGTTCCAGTGGAAAGCGATTTATTGCATACGGAAAAAATTCTGGCTGATCGGAAGGTCTTCTTTCTCGATCTGAAACAGAACTCGCGGGGCATGGTCGTGAAGATCACCGAAGACGTGAGCGGGAATCGTGATACCATCATGGTGCCTGCCGAGATTCTCGGGGACTTCATCGCCGCTTTGACAGACATCAAGGCGACGGCCGACGACCACGAGTAAAGCCCCCGCCCCCCTCATCGGTGGCGCACGGGCAGCGGAGCCATCTCCCGACATCATGACTTCGACGCCTTCCGTCAACATCGCGCGCCTCACCTACCTGCTCATCTGCGAGGCCGGTGGCATCGCAGTGGCCATGAGCCTGAACGCCCCGCTGGGCTACGGCCTGGTCGGAGGTCTCCTCATCGCAGGGTTTTTCATCTGGGTGGAAACTCTGGTGAAGGGCTTCACCCTGCGGGGGTTTTCGACCGCCACCTTCGGCCTCGGCGTCGGCCTGCTCTGCGCCTGGCTGCTCACCCGCATCGACTTCACCACGCTGATCCAGACGATGATTCCGGACGATCCGGAACTCCCCCAGCAGCGGGATGCCTACATGGGGGCGCTGAAACTGGCCATCGACACCGTCCTCTACTCCAGTTTCGGTTTCCTCGGCGCGGTGCTGGCACTGCGGAGCAACCACGACGACTTTTCCTTCGTCATTCCGTATGTCCGCTTCCGGCAGGAAGCGACCACCGGCCAACCCGTCGTGCTGGACCAGGAAGTGGTGATCGACGGGCGTCTGCCCGGCATCATCCGTTCCGGCTTCCTTTCCGGCCGCCTGGTGGTGCCCCGGTTCGTGCTGGAGGAACTCCAGCAGATGTCCACCTCCAGCCAGAACGGCGCGCGGCTCCGCGGCCAGCGTGGACTGGATGCGCTTGAGGCCATGCAAAAGGCTCCGGACATCCAGATCAC comes from the Luteolibacter sp. SL250 genome and includes:
- a CDS encoding RNA-binding protein, translated to MESDLLHTEKILADRKVFFLDLKQNSRGMVVKITEDVSGNRDTIMVPAEILGDFIAALTDIKATADDHE